From one Candidatus Thioglobus sp. NP1 genomic stretch:
- a CDS encoding SDR family NAD(P)-dependent oxidoreductase, translated as MSDKYLVFGATGAIGSSLAKQLHESNHGVHLVARNEDEVKVIANELDCSYSIADVLEENFIEKIKVDTTDFNIKGVAYCVGSIDLKPIKRVSEGDMHACMKLNLYSAIEVIKGFQEDLKKNSGSIVLFSSVAAQKGFTNHTIIATAKAAIEGLTVTLAAEFAPNIRVNCIAPSLTNSKIAQPMLKNPIVAEALAKAHPLKRVGEGKDSASIAKFLLSEESSWVTGQIIGVDGGRSRLS; from the coding sequence ATGTCAGATAAATATTTAGTTTTTGGTGCCACAGGTGCAATTGGGTCTAGTCTTGCAAAGCAGCTTCATGAATCAAACCATGGGGTTCATCTCGTTGCCAGAAATGAAGACGAAGTCAAAGTGATTGCAAATGAGCTAGATTGCAGCTACTCTATTGCAGATGTCTTAGAGGAAAACTTTATTGAAAAAATTAAAGTGGATACCACTGACTTTAATATTAAGGGTGTTGCTTACTGTGTTGGCTCAATAGACCTAAAACCAATTAAAAGAGTCTCTGAAGGTGACATGCACGCTTGCATGAAATTGAATCTATACTCTGCTATTGAAGTAATTAAGGGTTTTCAAGAAGACCTTAAAAAGAACAGTGGATCAATTGTCTTATTCTCATCAGTTGCCGCCCAGAAAGGTTTTACCAACCACACTATTATTGCTACTGCCAAGGCAGCAATTGAAGGGTTAACGGTTACACTTGCTGCTGAATTTGCACCTAACATCAGAGTTAACTGTATTGCACCAAGCCTTACAAATTCTAAGATTGCTCAGCCAATGCTCAAAAATCCAATTGTTGCTGAGGCACTTGCTAAAGCACATCCGCTTAAGAGAGTTGGTGAGGGAAAAGACTCTGCCTCGATTGCAAAATTCCTTCTGAGCGAAGAGAGTTCGTGGGTTACAGGACAGATTATTGGTGTTGATGGTGGTCGATCAAGACTATCTTAA